ttttaaaccatgtatagtattttaaaaggtacactcaccagaggtcccttctccacctggcgggtccaggaggcagccttgggtgggttcggggggtactggctccaggtccagggtgagaaacagttcctggctgtcgggaaaaccggtttctctgcttgcttgctgtgagctatcttcctcgtccccaaaacctgcttctgtgttgcctccatctccattgaaggagtcaaacaacatggctgggatagtggtggctgaaccccctaaaatggcatgcagctcatcatagaagcggcatgtttggggctctgacccggagcggccgtttgcctctccaGTTTTCCGGTcagcttgcctcagctccttaagtttcacgcagcattgCTTCAGATCCCTGttgtggcctctgtccttcatgccctgggagattttgacaaacattttggcatttcgaaaactggaacggagttctgatagcacggattcctctccccatacagtgatcagatcccgtacctcccattcggtccatgctggaactcttttgcgattctgggactccatcatggtcacctctgctgatgagctctggccagcgtggcaagctgcaggtgaccatgcaaacaggaaattgaaattcaaaagtttgcgggccttttcctgtctacctggccagtgcatctgagttgtgagtgctgtccagagcggtcacaatagagcactctgggatagctcccagaggccaataccgtctaattgcgtccacagtaccccaaattcgacccggcaaggccgatttaagcgctaatccccttgttgggggtggagtaaggaaatcgattttaagagccctttaagtcggaaaaaagggcttcatcgtgtggacgggtgcagggttaaattgatttaacgctgctaaattcgacctcaactcctagtgtagaccagggctaagatctTGTAAAACTGTGTGTAAAAGCACCACTTGGTGACTCCAACCATAACAATATAAATAGTAAAAACAAATATAACCCCTTCACCCAATTCCTTTTATTGTGAGTGTCTGATTTATTTGATGTTTCTCTGTCCATGGAACTGCACTGTTTTAACCAATTTCACTGTAACTTAGGAACAAGTTAGTTAAAAGATAATCTTCCCTTTTTGGTAAAAAAACATCCCCTTTGCAAGAGTTTTAGAACTGGAAATCTTcatggtttttttgtttatttttcttgcttGCATTTTAAACATTATAAGAAGAGTAAGATTTAAAAGACAATCTCAGGATTTTTtaggtctgactcatgatttttgaatgcttggagttggcaGTACCGTAATATGACTTCAAACCTGATTGAGCCTTCTGgatgcaaataataaaataatgataatgATGGGATCTGACTTTCTTGAAAGACCACCACATCCCAGCTTTTATAGTCTCGCTTCACTGCTGCGGCCACCTACTGTTTCTTAAGGAAATAAAGGACTAGACGTGTCTTCTGCTTTATTTAGGGAATATCAGTGAACTTCTGCTTTACTTATTCTCCTAGACCAAATATAGCAAATTTTGGTAActatatttttattctttcataAATTATAAATATAATATCTCATTTCCAGAAGATCAATAGTTTTGAACATACATACAGCCTCAAGGAGAGTACTACGTATTATTTTGTGTATGTCTGTTGTATTGCTTTCTtgtgcttttattaaaaacataaaataagaaataaatctGATATGTGGCTTCATTCCTCTCTGTTTCCAGGCATGATGCAACTTATATACCTTCCACACTTCTTCTGCATTTCatcattttgaaaactgatttcatgggagttgaaggcactcagtaccatacagaatcaggctcttttGGAAGGGTGCATGTTGTACACCCCAATGAACATGAATTATAGCCTCACATGAATGAGTTTTTGCATAGATTTTTGAGATCTGGGCATAATAGAGTGAAGCAATCTATAACAGTGAAAATACCTGTTTTTgcaaagggtaggggacaatttcctggtgcaagtgctggaggaaccaactagcagcagagctcttcttgacctgctgctcacaaaccgggaagaattagtaggggaagcaaaagtggatgggaacctgggaggaagtgacatgagatggtcgagttcaggatcctgacacagggaagaaaggagagcagcagaatactgaccctggacttcagaaaagcagactctgactccctcagggaactgatgggcaggatcccctgggagaataacatgagggggaaagg
The genomic region above belongs to Caretta caretta isolate rCarCar2 chromosome 3, rCarCar1.hap1, whole genome shotgun sequence and contains:
- the LOC125633540 gene encoding uncharacterized protein LOC125633540 isoform X1 — protein: MMESQNRKRVPAWTEWEVRDLITVWGEESVLSELRSSFRNAKMFVKISQGMKDRGHNRDLKQCCVKLKELRQADRKTGEANGRSGSEPQTCRFYDELHAILGGSATTIPAMLFDSFNGDGGNTEAGFGDEEDSSQQASRETGFPDSQELFLTLDLEPVPPEPTQGCLLDPPGGEGTSAACFSRITGSSPSQRLVKIRRRKKHTRDEMFSELMLFSHTDRAQMNAWRQTMPECRKAQNDRAERWRAEESKWQAEERAEAERWRQRDERRQDSMLRPLEDQTNMLQRMIELQKRQQEHRPPLQPLCNQPPSSPSSIASSPRRSRTRWGASGHSTPEDCPSNRRLAFNKF